Below is a genomic region from Candidatus Zixiibacteriota bacterium.
TCGAGTGTCTGTTGAAGAACCAGGAGGCATTGCTGACGTACTTTCGGTATCCGAAGGAGCACTGGGTGTCGCTGAAAACGACCAATCCGATCGAGTCGATCTTCGCCACCGTCAAGCTGCGAACCAACGCGGCGCGACGAATCAAGTCACCGCGCTCGGCGCTGTACTTGATCTTCCAGTTGATCGTAAGAGCACAGAAGCGCTGGCGCCGGATCAACGCGCCGCACCTGGTGACGAAAGTGCTGGCGGGAGTGACGTTCGAGGACGGAATTGAGGTCAGAAGCAGAAACAATCAGACCGAAAAGCACGCTGCTTGAGAAACCAATTTACACAACTCTTGACATGAGCTCCCGACAGCCAAGTTGCAGAAGCTAAAGCAAAGACGACCATTTGCTCCAAGAATTATCTAACGTGCACGACTAGCGCTGTCAAGATCTATTCATAGTCTCTCGGAAGCACTGGGATTGATGAATAAGAGTCCGGAAAGCCGCGGTACTTTCTCTCAGCCCAATGTCCTATTTCCGTTAAGTAATAGAGGCACATCAACATAGACCCATCAGGCGATTCGAGCAAGGCGAATCCGGCAGAGAAACGCCTCCGGATAAGCTTTGATCCGGAGGCGATTATCATGGTGCGGAAGGGGGGATTTGAACCCCCACGGATTACTCCACTACCCCCTCAAGATAGCGTGTCTACCAATTCCACCACTTCCGCATCGTCGTTTTCGTCAATCGGAAGATGAGGACCCCCGATCAAGTCGAGGGCAAGCATCTGCCGGGCACGTTCCGTCACCCTTCGACAGGCTCAGGGTGACTGGTTGTCGAAACCGCAGGGGTTTCGACCTACAGGCTCTGGGCAGCAGGCACGGAGGCCTGCCGATCAGCAAGCGGGTCGAAACCGCATGGGTTTCGACCTACGGCCTGCCGATCCAATCATTCGCCGCTCGGGGCGGTTGTGTCCTGTGGGAGGCCGAGGCCGAGGCTATCCAGATTGATCGTCTGGGTCTGGCCTTCCATTCGTTGCAGCGAGTCCTGAGCGGCGGCATCCTGCTGGCGCTGCAAGCGCTCCAACTGCCGTTCCTGCTCCTGGCGCGCCCTTCGAGTAACCTCGGATTCGCCCGTGACCTCTTCGGCGGCACCGGTTACCGCCACTCGCGTGCTGGCCGACATTAACGCCAGCGCGCCGCAATTTACGAAAAACACGATCGCCAGCACCGTAGTCGCTTTAGACAAAAACGACGCCGCCCCGCGACCGCCGAAAACCGCCGATGAAACTCCGCCCCCAAACGCGGTGCCGCCCGCCAGACCCTCGCCCTTGGCCGACTGCATCAGCACCACAATTATCAGGGCGAAACAAACGATAACATGAAAGACAACCCAGGCGATAAACAACTGACCAAACCTCCGGCTAAGCAGCCTTTATGATCGCGATAAACTCGTCGGCCTTGAGCGACGCACCGCCCACCAGGGCGCCGTCGATATTCGGCTGCGACAACAAT
It encodes:
- a CDS encoding transposase, translated to ECLLKNQEALLTYFRYPKEHWVSLKTTNPIESIFATVKLRTNAARRIKSPRSALYLIFQLIVRAQKRWRRINAPHLVTKVLAGVTFEDGIEVRSRNNQTEKHAA
- the secG gene encoding preprotein translocase subunit SecG, encoding MFIAWVVFHVIVCFALIIVVLMQSAKGEGLAGGTAFGGGVSSAVFGGRGAASFLSKATTVLAIVFFVNCGALALMSASTRVAVTGAAEEVTGESEVTRRARQEQERQLERLQRQQDAAAQDSLQRMEGQTQTINLDSLGLGLPQDTTAPSGE